GGGACGTTGCACGAGAGCCACACGGTTAGCGCTCACTACGAGTCTCACCAGACAACCCAGCTTAGCCACGCATGCGGCACATCGTCATCGAATGACGGAGGCGGGTGCGTCGCACCCGCAGTGCCAGGGTTCCGGACTCGACGTTGCCGCCCTCGGCGCCCGTAGGTGCGGGCAGGTCGTTGATGGACGTGACGTGTTGGACGTAAGAATCCGCCAACCGCCACGGTACGACCAGGTTCCGGTTAGCGGCGCGACGACACCAGGTTGTCTTCGCGCAATCTTCTCAGTGCCTCCCGAACCATTTTGCAGCTGCCCGCAAGCCGCTCGCGCAGACCGACCGTTCACGATCTCCTTCCGCGAGGTGCGCGCCTGAAATGGCGGTGATCGACCACGCTGGCATCGGGAAGCGTTGTGGCCCCTCAGTATTCCCGTTGCCAAGCCAATACCCTACCGTCGGCATCGGCCGAGTCATACAGTGTGAACGGAAGGATTCCGCGCAGTGCGCTCCAATGGTTGCACGTTATAGTGGTGTCCCGACAAATTGACGTACAACGCTCTGCTTTACCTTGCTGGGCGCATCGTCGTGGTGTCTGGCGCGGTGGGTGGCGGCATTGGCACGGCCCTGGCGGGCACGGTTGCTCAGGTAGGGGACCATGGTCGCGGTGAGCCGACGTCAGGACCGTCGTCCACAACGGCCACGCCGACCAAATCCGCTACAGCTTCGAGATGGCTGGGCGGGCAAGCCGGAAAGGTGCGAACCATGTCTAATTCTGCGGCGGGTCCGTTGGCGGGTGTGCGGGTCGTCGACCTCACCGCGATGGTGATGGGCCCGTACTGCACCCAGATCATGGCCGACATGGGCGCCGACGTGATAAAGATCGAGTCCCTGGAAGGGGATGACACACGCTACATTTCGGTCGGACCCGCCCCCGGGATGAGCGGGGTTTTCGTCAATGTCAACCGCGGCAAGCGCAGTGTCACCGCCGACCTGAAGTCCGACTCCGGTAAGAGGGCGCTGCGGGCGCTCATTGAAGATGCCGACGTGTTCATCCACTCCATGCGGGCAAAGGCGATCGCCCGGCTCGGATTCAGCTATGCCGAGGTTGCCGCCATCAACCCGACGATCGTCTACACCAACTGCTACGGATACGGCCGGCGTGGACCCAACCGGGATCTGCCGGCCTACGACGACACGATCCAGGCGGCTTGCGGGGTGCCGGCGGTGCAACAGCAGCTGACCGGGGAGCCCAGTTACGTCGCAACGATATTGGCCGACAAGGTCGCCGGCCTCACCGCGCTGTACGCCACGGTGATGGCGCTGTTTCACCGCGAGCGCACCGGCGAAGGCCAAGAGGTCGAAATCGGCATGTTCGAAGCGGTGGCATCGTTCATGCTGGTGGAACACGCCAACGGCGCCATGTTCGAGCCGCCGCTGGGCCCGGCGGTCTATCCGCGTACGGTGGCTCCCAACCGGCGGCCGTATCGCACCAGCGATGGCTACCTGGCCGCGCTGATCTACAACGACAAGCATTGGGCCGCCTTCATCGGCGCGGTGCGCCCGGCCTGGGCCACCGATCGCTACGCCACTCTGGAAAACCGGGCGCGTCACATCGACACCGTGTATGCATTGTTGGCCGAAACGCTGGCGCAACGCAGCACGGCCGAATGGCTCGGCCTGTTCCGTGAGCTGGAAATACCCGCCGCGTCGCTGTCCAGTCCCGCAGCGCTGTTCGACGATTCGCACCTCAACGCCGTCGGCTTTTTCGAGACGGTCGACACTGCGCAGGGCCCGGTGCGCTTCCCGGGTGTGCCGGCCTGGTTCTCCCGAACACCGGGTCGAGCGGCCGGTCCCGCCCCGGAGCTGGGCGCCGACACCGCCGAAGTGCTTCACGAACTCGGGCTGGCCGTTGGAAATGAAGGGGCAGCTGGGAAAGCCGAAGCCAAACCGGCCGGTTCGATCTGAGACGGCTCGCGTGTCTGCGGGGGATCCGGAGCTGCCGCATCTAAACTTGCCACGATCAAGAGGAGGGTCAGCGACGTATCGGCAGCAACCACAGCGCCGGACGACGAGGTGGTCAGGGCGCGCCAGCAGCGAGCACTGAGCCGGGCGGGATTCACCCCGTACCGGCACGTTCTGCACCGCGGTCCCGTTGGGTGGCCCCGGTGCGCCGCGTCGGACGGCTGGCCATTTGGGATCGGCCGGAGCGGGGCAGGGGCATTCCGGCGCTGGACGGCCTTCGTGCGATAGCCGTTGCGCTGGTACTCGCCGGCCACGGTGGCATCCCCGGTATGGGCGGCGGGTTCATCGGTGTCGACGTCTTCTTCGTCCTGAGCGGATTCCTTATCACCTCGCTGTTGCTCGACGAGTTGCGGTGCAGCGGTCGTATCGACCTGACCTGGTTTTGGATTCGCCGGGCGCGACGGCTGTTGCCGGCACTGGTGTTGATGGTGCTCACCGTGAGTGCCGCACGCGAGCTGTTTCCCGACCAAGCCCTCACCGGGCTGCGCAGCGACGCGATCGCTGCCTTCTTGTGGTCGGCGAACTGGCGGTTTGTGGCCCAGCAGACCGACTATTTCACCCAAGGCGCTCCACCCTCGCCCCTGCAGCACACTTGGTCGCTAGGGGTGGAGGAGCAGTATTACGTTGTCTGGCCGCTGCTGCTGATCGGGGTGACGCTACTGTTGGCGGCCCGGGCCAGGCGCTACTTCCGACGGGCCACGGTGGGCGGGGTTCGGTTCGCCGCATTCCTGATTGCCAGCCTCGGCGCGATAGCTTCCGCCACGGCCGCCATCGTCTTTACCTCAGAGGCCACCCGCGACCGGATCTACTTCGGCACCGATACCCGTGCGCAGGCGTTGCTGATCGGCTCGGCGGCAGCGGCTCTCCTGGTGCGGGATTGGCCATCGTTGAACCGCGGGTGGTGCCTGATCCGGACTCGCTGGGGACGACGGATTGCCCGTCTGCTGCCGCTCATCGGTCTGGCTGGGCTCGCGGCGGCGACTCGCTGTGCAACCGGAAGTGTGGGCGAGTTCCGACATGGTCTGCTGATCGCGGTGGCGGTTGCGGCTGTCATCGTGGTCGCCCCGGTGGCGATGGAGCAGCGCGGAGCGGTTGCAGCCATCCTGGCCTGGCGTCCGTTGGTGTGGCTGGGCACCATATCGTACGGCGTCTACCTGTGGCACTGGCCAATCTTTCTGGTGCTCAACGGCGAACGCACCGGCTGGTCCGGGTCCGCCCTGTTCGCGGTGCGGTGCGCAGCCACGTTGGCAGCGGCCGCCGCCTCATGGTGGTTGATCGAGCAACCCATTCGACGCTGGCGACCGGCACGGGTGCCGCTGTTGCCGCTCGCGGCGGCCACCGTTGCCAGCGCTGCCGCCGCGACGATGCTGGTTGTTCCGGTCGGAACCGGACCCGGGTTACGCGAGATCGGACTTCCCCCCGGCGTTTCGGCGGTCGCTGCGGTCTCGCCGTCGCCGCCTGGAGCCGGCCAACCGGCACCGGCTCCCGGGCCGCGAGATCCCAACCGGCCGTTCACCGTCTCGGTTTTCGGTGATTCGATCGGGTGGACCATGATGCACTACCTGCCGCCGACTCCCGGATTCAAATTCATCGACCACACCGTCATCGGCTGCAGTTTGGTGCGCGGCACCCCGTATCGGTACATCGGTCAGACCCTGGAGCAGCGAGCAGAATGCGACGGCTGGCCGACCAGGTGGTCGACACAGATCAACCAGGACCGGCCGGATGTCGCGTTGCTGGTCATCGGCCGTTGGGAAACGGTAGACCGGGTGAATGAGGGACGGTGGACCCATATCGGTGACCCGACCTTTGACGGGTATCTCAACGCCGAGCTACAGCGAGCGCTGAATATCGTTGGATCCACCGGCGTTCGAGTGATGGTTACCACGGTGCCCTACAGCCGTGGCGGCGAGAAGCCGGACGGGCGGTTGTATCCGGAGGATCAACCCGAGCGGGTAAACCAGTGGAACACCATGTTGCGCAACACGGTTGGCCAACACCCGAACGTCGGGATGATCGACCTGAACAAAAAGCTATGCCCGGACGGCGTTTACACGGCCAAGGTCGACGGCATCAAGGTCCGCAGTGACGGTGTGCACCTCACCCCGGAAGGGGTGAAGTGGCTCATGCCCTGGCTCGAAGAGTCGGTGCGGGTGGCCAGTTGAACGCCGTCGTAACCCTGGGGCCCTGCTGTGCGGTGGCTGTGTTGTTGGGAGGAGCCACTCAATCCGCTGCGTGCCGGTTTGACGTTCGGCGTGACTCGGTGGGAGCATGGGAAACTGCAAAACACCTCGGTAGGTGAGGCGTCTGCATGGATACAGGCCACTGACCCCGAACGTCGAGAGACGCCCCGGGTCAGGACAGCTCTTCCCGGCCTAAGGGTTGAGCCCAAGTGGCTTCTGGACATCGGTCCAGATACGCCGTGCAGTGCTGAAGCTCCGACGAGAGAGGTGTGCGCGGCGGTTGGATTTCGTCGGGTGCTGGCCTCTTCCGTTCAGGTGACTGTGACGACACCCCCGTGTGTCCTGGCCGTGAGGAGGTGAGGGCGAGATGAGTCCGGGCGAGGGTCCCCATCCGAAATCCGTCTTGTCCCGATCCGGTTCCGGCATTCTTTTCGCCGTCTGAGCTTCCCCGACGTTGGTTGGCGCGTGCGCGTTTCGTGCGATGCGCGTCGCCGAACGTGCTCGGGTGTAGTTCGACGCGCGCCCGGATGACGCACGCCGGTCGGGCTTCCATCAGGAGAAGACCATGACCACCATGACCATGACTTTTTGTGTTCCACAACGTGTTAACCGGCTGACGAAAGGGTGGGCACAGGCGATGCTGCGGGTCGGTCGGCGCATGTCGGACAGGTTGTCCGCACCGCTCAGCTTGACCGCTCAGCAGCGGGCGGACCGGTACGTGGCGCGGATGCCGATCGCGGTGATCGCCGCCTCGCGCTGAGCCGAGGCGATTTCACCGGTCGCGGTGAGCTCTGGCTGCTAGCCGACCACCTCGATGGGATCGCCGACGTTGACGGTGTTGAAATACCAAGCGGCATTGTCCGGGCTCAGGTTGATACACCCATGGCTGACGTTGGCATAGCCCTGCGAGTTCACCGACCACGGTGCCGAGTGCACGTACACGCCGCTCCAGGTCACGCGAACCGCATACGAAGCGGTGATCAGGTACCCGTCCGAGGAGTTCAGCGGGATGCCGATGGTCCGCGAGTCCATTACGACGGTGCGCTCCTTCGACAACGCGGAGAAGCTACCGATTGGCGTCGGGCGGCTGGGCTTGCCCATCGACGCCGGCATGGTACGGAGCACCTCTCCGTTTCTGCTGACCGTGAAGGTGTGCGCGGAGATGCTGGCAACGCCGAGCAGCGCGTCGCCGGTCTCGAAACCTTCCGTCAGTTCCTGCACGCCCACCGCCACCCGGGTATGGGCGGGCCAGTACCGGTCCGGAACCCACT
The nucleotide sequence above comes from Mycobacterium decipiens. Encoded proteins:
- a CDS encoding CaiB/BaiF CoA transferase family protein; translation: MSNSAAGPLAGVRVVDLTAMVMGPYCTQIMADMGADVIKIESLEGDDTRYISVGPAPGMSGVFVNVNRGKRSVTADLKSDSGKRALRALIEDADVFIHSMRAKAIARLGFSYAEVAAINPTIVYTNCYGYGRRGPNRDLPAYDDTIQAACGVPAVQQQLTGEPSYVATILADKVAGLTALYATVMALFHRERTGEGQEVEIGMFEAVASFMLVEHANGAMFEPPLGPAVYPRTVAPNRRPYRTSDGYLAALIYNDKHWAAFIGAVRPAWATDRYATLENRARHIDTVYALLAETLAQRSTAEWLGLFRELEIPAASLSSPAALFDDSHLNAVGFFETVDTAQGPVRFPGVPAWFSRTPGRAAGPAPELGADTAEVLHELGLAVGNEGAAGKAEAKPAGSI
- a CDS encoding acyltransferase family protein, with amino-acid sequence MHPVPARSAPRSRWVAPVRRVGRLAIWDRPERGRGIPALDGLRAIAVALVLAGHGGIPGMGGGFIGVDVFFVLSGFLITSLLLDELRCSGRIDLTWFWIRRARRLLPALVLMVLTVSAARELFPDQALTGLRSDAIAAFLWSANWRFVAQQTDYFTQGAPPSPLQHTWSLGVEEQYYVVWPLLLIGVTLLLAARARRYFRRATVGGVRFAAFLIASLGAIASATAAIVFTSEATRDRIYFGTDTRAQALLIGSAAAALLVRDWPSLNRGWCLIRTRWGRRIARLLPLIGLAGLAAATRCATGSVGEFRHGLLIAVAVAAVIVVAPVAMEQRGAVAAILAWRPLVWLGTISYGVYLWHWPIFLVLNGERTGWSGSALFAVRCAATLAAAAASWWLIEQPIRRWRPARVPLLPLAAATVASAAAATMLVVPVGTGPGLREIGLPPGVSAVAAVSPSPPGAGQPAPAPGPRDPNRPFTVSVFGDSIGWTMMHYLPPTPGFKFIDHTVIGCSLVRGTPYRYIGQTLEQRAECDGWPTRWSTQINQDRPDVALLVIGRWETVDRVNEGRWTHIGDPTFDGYLNAELQRALNIVGSTGVRVMVTTVPYSRGGEKPDGRLYPEDQPERVNQWNTMLRNTVGQHPNVGMIDLNKKLCPDGVYTAKVDGIKVRSDGVHLTPEGVKWLMPWLEESVRVAS
- a CDS encoding L,D-transpeptidase, encoding MRRVVRYLSVMVAITLMAIAGSISPATAAVPPPQPIPGVASVLPANGALVGVAHPVVVTFTAPVTDRRAVERSIHVTSPSNMTGHFEWVESNVVQWVPDRYWPAHTRVAVGVQELTEGFETGDALLGVASISAHTFTVSRNGEVLRTMPASMGKPSRPTPIGSFSALSKERTVVMDSRTIGIPLNSSDGYLITASYAVRVTWSGVYVHSAPWSVNSQGYANVSHGCINLSPDNAAWYFNTVNVGDPIEVVG